The DNA sequence ttcTGGCCCGCAaatattacgtcacaatcaatacacaagcaaattactacgtcgttaattttcaaatttttcatcttttactcagttaaaccgataaagttattgttaaaaataaaattattgttagtttctaaatgaaattgaaagtatataataaaaaggttatagactttgcaTGGGAAAacatgacgacctcgttttttgtcgcgtagacggaccgagcttgcgaggtccgttcgcgacaaaaaacgaggtcgtcatatttcccatgcaaagtctataacctttttattatatactttcaatttcatttagaaactaacaataattttatttttaacaataactttatcggtttaactgagtaaaagatgaaaaacacgaaaaatttgaaaattaacggcgtagaaatttgattgtgacgtaatgtttgcgggccggaatgtttccgggcatatatcgtgtgatatatgcccgcaaacttttaaagaaaaaagaagagatgaaattgaaagtatataataacctataaatatctccctctcaaacatcatatctccctatcatatttacctcTTGGGAAACCTCGTGCATTTCTcgtaaatttaacgtcaaggtagacgaagtgtattgtgacgtcacaataagacattctactttcatagttcgtaaggcataAAATAttcgggtctctgatacacagttaaatcggctggttttggttgatacaaaaacaagcaagtaaatcagcattcaaggagaatggaaataccaaaactggttatcatatcactgtatttcgttgtttgtaccttctatcATAATACGTTGACGGAGTGGACATAccgttagggcgatctcagctagGCCTAcaaacaatgtatagatgagcggactccaatttcaaatgcacttttgtAGTTTTGCTTTGTTTcgatataataaacaatttattgcatgaatgtttgggagatatgaagatttattcacccaagaaaaatcatattccccgagggcaacgcccgaggggaatatgatttttcttgggtgaataaatcttcatatctccctcactatcatgcaataaatgtataatattccTTACACACGGACCACCAACCATTAGCAAAACAGCATAAAACGAGACGAGATACTGGTACATAATTAGTATTCTAATGTTTATCAAGTGATGAATACCTAAGATATTGAATGaaacaaaaacatatttaaatcCAGAAAGAGTTTTTATAAAAAAAGGAAATGCAAGGGGattgttctttattttgttGAAATGGATGATTTATACCCATTACCTATCTctcttacattgtgacatctACAAATCCAAAGCAAATAGAACAGAGACGGACAACGCAGAAACCAAACACGAGCTACCATTCACCGGGTCTCCGGAACGGGAAACTTACACAATGGACAGGTTTTATGTACATCTTGTGGCAGACCGTAAATCAGAAAGATACACAGGTTCAAAAAGACGGTTCCATTGTGGGCTAAGATAAGTCCACAATATGGGGCGCCACAAGAAGCAATCGGGAATACACATTAAatacaatgtcaatatcttAAACAATTTGTTAACATGTGGTTTGTACACTGTAAGTCTGCgccactattgaataattaagTGAAAATCAAACATTTGGATTACTACGTACggaaatttcattcatactCTCCAATCCCCCATTCATGAAATTCATTAATAAAAAAAGCTAGCAGCTATTATTACACAAGATGGAAGACATAGTAACGGTGAAATTCATGTTGTATCAAATTGATTGGGTTGTTCGAGCACATCGTCAGTTATCTGTCTCGTGCaatgttttcttcttctttttttttaaaaacctaacAATTCCATGAAAACCATTGGCAAACCCCTAACGTTCCTTAAAGCTAGAAAGAAGTAATCATTGAAAGCGAGGGATAATGAGTAGATTTCAAGTACAAACTGATTCAGCTGACGAGCGCCCACTACAATGGAATCAAGATTACAATGGCGTCACAATTCCAAAGAATAACAAATAAATATGGTTGTTTCTAATTACTTGGTTTCAATGTGACAACTACTAAAATAAGGAAAAGGCTCCAATGGCCAACGTACAAAACTCTATGTTAACATTTTAAGACAAAGTTCATCACATAtgacatttcatttcatttctgaatTTAAGTCTAAAGGATATCCATCTGTCCATCTAAAATACCAAgtacactgtatattagataattttcaaaagagCAAAATTATGTGTGTTCAAATCAAAGAACACGCCCTCTGAGTTCAGTCGGTGAAATGCACTCTAGCTGGTCTAAACATGCCTTTGTTTTATGATTTAATTATTCTAATTGACATACTGACACACTGTAATGGAGAAATGAATATGGAGAGATATGGAAAGCACCGTAAGATGACATTTACTGCATACCTGCATGTCCTTCGATTGGttgaatgaaataattcataCGTTCATTTTGCAATCGTGCATGTATGACATTTTTGACAGTTGTGCAAACTATATCCAATATCTTTAAATGAAATAgatgtaattacaaattatatatatgtcatATCATTTGAGTATTTTCAGTTGTCGGCTATCATTGAGAACATTTGAATTTTGTTCTGGCACGAGAGATGAACACGGAGATTCAGGTCTTAGTTCTGCCGTGTTTTGCCAGATTTTTACCACAATGGAGAGTAGATCGATGCGATGCCGATATCGGTATTGtgttatacagaaaataaaactgcattATCTAATAATGGTATTGTAGCACATCCCCATGAGATACGTGCTACAATGCATTGTCGTATCACTTCTGTATCCACTGAGCGCTGCAACCCGATGAAGATTTTGGAATCTTTTGCCAAAATAGTGGCATTCCGGTACCTGCTGGgcgtttctcttgtttttggtCGCCGTTAAGGTGACAAaccaattatttttctcactATCGTCCTTGATAGTAAAACTTTAAGCTAACGCTTGCTGGGAGCTGGAATGATTCAAAAGACCTTGTACTTTACCTCTATCTACAGAAAAAACACGTTGTATCAGACACGTGGACATGGTCATTAGGTAGGGGTTATGTTGGACAGTGGTCAAAGTCTAGTGCGGAAAAGTTAGGATGGGTTTTGTTTCAGTTTTAGCTTTTATGAGCAGAATATCGTGTCGTGCACATATACGCATGCATTTCATAAATCGACTGAAGAAGATTTCAATGAGCTTTAGTGGTGTTCCTCTGTAGTATTGATTTCAATGCATTTTTATGGTGGCTCTATTTCGAATTCTTTTCAATACGTCTAGAAACCCTCACTACGCTTTCTGCATTGTGAGACGTTCGCATTGTTCGTCAGTATCCGCATATCTATATTGTCTTTTCTCAGATAGCCAACTGCAGattaatataaatgaaaacaaatattgtatagAATTTATTCTGGAGACATTTATGAGCTTAAAGGTTAAACCATTGCACCCTGTTACCCGTAATCACCTCGTGGTCCTTTTGGGCTAAACAGAGGCATGTCTAGAGATAAAAAGGAGTATATTTATGACCTAAATActtcatcaaaatatatttggGCACTGTCATTCATAAAATGCATTCAGTAAATAACACAGGTTTGCCCTATAAGAGCACAATAAATAAGGAGTCGACGAACTTCAGCTGTCGCTGGGAGCTCCATACCCAACAAGTCAGTCTTTTCACACTTTCATTTGATGACagatattcaaaatttaaaaggatcaaattcaatttcataatttattagTTTGTAAATTGATATATTCGATGGATCATTTTTACAACGATAATTAGTAACAGAATTTAACAACGATATCTTAAGAATGACAATATTGCACATCTTCCAACACATGACTGAAGTCAAGAAGCGAGTATTCACCAGGATTACAGTATGTCTCATGATAACCAGTTCCTCTTTTACAAAGTACCATACAAATGACTATATGTTCCTTGATGAATGCGATCTACACAAGCACACGGGATATACAGGATACCCATACTGAAAGAACCGCTCCAGTGTGGTGAGACATTGGTCCTGTGGGGGGAGCCTTGGCAGCTTTGAATAGGAGAAGAGACCCTACGTCTCCATGCTTCACCGGTTGTTCTTTCCCTGATTGGTTAAGATTTTCTTATTTCCCAAAGTGAGCTGAAGAGAAAGACCAGCCACGATCTGGAAGACCTTAGTAATTCCTACTTTCTGGACAGCAGAACATTCCACAAAGGCAGATATATTGAATTCATTGCACAAATTCCTTCCCTCTTCTTCTGTGACGTGGTTTGGGTTATTCTCACATCGCAAGTCTGTGTGTGTTGCTGCAAGCACAATAGGAATCTTTGGGTTGATGTTTCGGACCATTGGTAACCAGAAAGATTTCGCGTTGTGGAAAGAATCTTTATCCACCACATTGTAGCAGACGACTGTTACTAGATTACTGGACTGACAGTTTGGTCTCACGTGCAGATCCTCctgtacaatgaaaaatacattCTATAAGATATCCACTTTCATTTTGGAAGAAGGTACAAGgacaaatataaataaacaccaTCTGACATTAAGGAAGCCAAGCTTTGAATAATTCACATTTTGATGTTCTCTCCCGATATATAAAAACACTGCTATGTAGTAATTCTGTAAGAAAATGTGCTCTTACCTCAATAGAGAGATCCGTTATATGCAGTGTATGCTTGGCCCCCGCCAGACTGAGGTGAGTGCTATAGTTATCCATGAATACTGTGGCTGTATAGTTGGGGGACAGCGTATATCCCAGAAATGAGCGAATAATGGATGTTTTACCAACCATCCCATCCCCAAGCATTACACAGCGGAGGCTGCTTCCCTTTCCGGTGTTTACCATGGTTTTCATTACAAGAGAGGAGATCTGCTAACTCAAGTCTCAAAGAACACGTTTTAATTTCGTAACTTTCACATAAGTAATTTATATAGTGAAGAGGCACGATCTCCTGACCAATAGGAAATGTGGTTAGAAAAGACGTAGGTAGGGTATGTCGGGTTCAGTGATTAGACACCCGTGACCTTGTTCAGGGTGGTTGTTTACTCCGCCGTGTGTACGTAAAGCATTAAAATGACAATGCTGAGTTTATCTTTAGGATGTTTAAAAGTGTATTTAGTGCCGCAGATGATAGCtgtacaaaagaaaaaaatcgggAGGTGTATTTACGATTATCATCAGTCTGTTGGAGAAATTCAATCCTTTTTGGATATGTAGTTCGTCAGCCCATGAACTATATACATCCcacttctttttaaaatatctctgtcctctttatctattaacaaagtGCGATGACAAGTCGAATAATAACATTAAGCTTTTGATCCTTTCATTTATTCTGATATAAGATATTGACACCTTAGACATAATTTTAGTAATAAGTACTAATGTGACCTGTACTAGGTAAATATTACGCATTTAAAACAACGATAATTTGTATGCATTCAAGAAGGTTCCTATGGGTGTTATTGAAACCAGAGTGATATTTGATGGCTTTGCCCTCAAGTTTGGCTAAACTGGACACTTGAAATCTGGGATGTTATGGAAATTTTTATCTTTGTATCAGAATTTACCCTATGCCACTCAATATCACTGCCTCCTTCTCTAGGATGTGCCAATCCTCACCCTTTTGATATTTTCGCCAAATATAAGCAAAGTGTGTTGCAAAATAAcataattgaaaacaaaaagatTCAATTGTTTTAATCTTGGATTCCGAgaatacatttatcattttcttgTGCTAAAACGAGTACAAAATGATTGTAATCAATATCACTAATTCTCTGAAAGCGTGTTAATGTTCTTTGGAAATGTTTTAACATCTAAGAGGGAAGCCAGTACCACTGAAAGCGCAGTAATGGAGTTGAAATCACGGACATGTTTCTTCTCTGGACGTGAAGTTGACACAGAATGAGATTGGTAATCTCTACTCTGTTGAAACAGGAATCTGACAATTGCATCATACAACATATCTTATAACGTATAATTTTAAGCTGACCTTTCGTTTGTTGTTGATTGTTTGACGGTATTACGGTCTGAGGTGATAATCCGTTAGCAATATCCTGTAAATGCATTTGTTGAACTCTCAGACGACAAAGTTTTGGGGTTGTATAGGAAGTTGTATGACACGCCTGATAAAGGATGTCTGGGAACAGACTCAGGGTATTCCCCGTAGTCTATATCCTCTACCTCCCCGACTTTCCCTGAATACCTTATTACAAATCATGCACCCAACCAAAATATTCAGAGCAGGTCTGACACTAGAAATGTCCGCAACAATTTATGAACTCAAGATATGAATTGTCATGATGTAACCACAATCCATACAGTGACCACATTCTTTCTAACCGCAGCGCTGACCCTAGTCGTGTGCAACCTAGGGTCATCTAGACTATTGTCGCGAGCTTGCCTACTGTACTATTTATACAATGATAAAGTGAAATCCAGCATTCTAGTTCAAAACAAACATTAGGAAATGGTCAGGAATGCGAGGAATTGGAGTAATGCTACGGGGAAATGCGAATTCATGGAAAGAAATTCTGCACTATTTCGAGTATCGTAAACTTAGGATTTTAGCCAGAATTTTCGGTGCAATCCTGTTTAAATTTCTACAAGTGTTGAAAGGAAAGCAATATCGCACCTGTTAAGAAGCTTACAGATATTTAGACTAGTGATTTAGAATCCTGCACTGTGTGAACTTAACATTTAACCTCAAGTGGTCAGTTTAGACAGATATAACTTTGCTAACGTATTGTTGCGGTTCAGTCTTTAGATGTATACAAGATTTCACAAGAAATCATGATTGATCCATCATATAGGTCCGACTTCCGCGTCCAATGTAGTATCTATAACATATTGTAAAGTTGCACAACTTTGCTATGTTGCCGTTTTGTTGCCCATCCACGTATTTAATGCACAATGCCACTCACTCACTTATATAAAGTATTGTGATTGTTCGAATATCGTGGACGATTTGGAATGCATTTTCTTTCAGTAATCACAGGACATCTGTGTTACCGAACCATgtataattaatttcttttctGGATATCTGCACCCAATAGATTGTGTGAACTTTATGGTTTTGCAATGCCTTTTGGTTTTTGTTGCCATGTCGCCACCAGGTTAAGTCACACTTTAGGTAAAATGGACAATTTTTgacattttcgaaaaaaaaattatattaaggATCTGCTTATTATATATGAGCAATAATTGGACAATGATTTGTGAAACCAACATAAATATTCAATACCAAAAGCTTTAAGGTGCACTTTCTATTATACAAacatttcctggtagtttgtCAGACAGTTGTATATAAGAGTTTATTCGTACACAACTCTGCCATCACGTAAATCGACCGCCCCCACACGTGTCCTGTCCCTCAACTCTCGCAATTAGCTCAGAAGATGTAATAACGTTTTGGTTGTCATTTATTTGACtttcaaataaatgtttttagAATTTGGCGCCTTCAGAATGTCAAGTAATTTCTTAGATATTAATCAGAAGTCCCGGAGAAGGAAGATTTAATGAGAGACGGCGACATTTCCTGTCGGATATAGGGATACACTCTAGCGACCGACAAGGTTAATAACTAAGTACAATCCCCATAAACGGTGAGTCTATGTACGGTTTATAAAACCTTTAGGGGTACAGTGATCTCCCGTTCTAACGCCAACATTTGTACCTCGGCAATTTTGGCATAACGGGTGGCAATATATCGGGGGAGGGGGATAAATAAAACATGTTAATTGTGAACACCATGATCATACCACACTTTTTCGCTTTTAATTTCAAGATGTCATCAGTCACTGgaatgttttaatatttgaaaACCACATGTACAGAGCATCTTCCATGTTTTCGTGATGTGCCAAACGTAGTCCTTTTCTGGGGGTAGACGAAAGATCTTCAAATTCAATTCCTGAAGAATATTTCTACAGTCCGTCTTTTCACGTCAATTTTCCAGAATTCagtaaaataatttgaaatttcttgCTGTGAACGCTTTGGATTTGCTTCATGGTATCTAATGATTTCCTGTTTTTGTTTCATATCCAAGATAACACGCTCAGATTTCGGTGTGTCCGCCATATTCAGATTTCAAAAACATGATAACAGATTTGAACTCAGATGATTATAATGTACATAACGTATTATCTGCTCAAACTTTGATACCTGGAggataaaaataataatcatactCAGAACAGGCTCCCgcgtatcgaatcggttgagagacataaacaccatatgctgaTGATAATGCAATATTACTATAAAAATAAGGGAAAGTCagagtttgtcataaagttgagttgttagtttgctgtctACGTctgtattcaataaaatatccaaatatggaAGACTGTAGGAtgttttatttcgaattcactgggatatatcgaatcgaaatatttatgaaaatgaatatctttaatagataaaacttcgTCGCtgcatctaaatgtcgagttgaaggccacagcaaagaggggttttttcttcttgtgTAGAATCTTTAGAATAATTTCTGCCTCATAAAAACACAAAAGCAAGTCAGCAAATAAAGGAGTGCACacttcgtgcccatggaaattttAATAAAcggttggaagacctgatcaacaaagactacatagatattgtcaatgaggaacatCATCTATATGATGTCAACTTTAAAGTGCTTgtacgtagaatcagagtggtttAAAAAGAGTTGgattttttaatgactgatatgaaagtttcctttttctatttttattgatGAAGCAACCGTCTATGTCAAAACACCTAGTTTTCAATCCATTGTGAGGAATGACGTAAAGTGTCGAGAAGCAGTATCTTTTGTTGCTGTTGGtttttgaaatgtaataaaaatgtgatttcaaatttactaaaaaaaaattttgaaattttttagactccaaatttgatttacatcccttctattctaacccgaattcCCACGGAATGCCGACCATGGTAGCGGTTAGAGCGTTCGTTTCGAAATAGGAGAGTCTGGGCTCGATTCTCGATCAAAgagccgcgtcaaacctaagtcGTTTAACATAGGCATGCTGCAGTGGCTGTCACAGATCATTCAGATATGACCTAGATACACAGTAGGCGTTGCCACGATAGGGAGCCCACGTTGCTAAATAGCTAATGTCGTAACGCCATGCGTGGATCAAATTTTGTGGCACTTCATcaacagctggtgatgtctctacGTTCATGGTTGAAAAATTtttgaatgcgaaataaaacaatatccaaGCAAATCAtgatcaact is a window from the Ostrea edulis chromosome 5, xbOstEdul1.1, whole genome shotgun sequence genome containing:
- the LOC125650685 gene encoding uncharacterized protein LOC125650685, whose amino-acid sequence is MKTMVNTGKGSSLRCVMLGDGMVGKTSIIRSFLGYTLSPNYTATVFMDNYSTHLSLAGAKHTLHITDLSIEEDLHVRPNCQSSNLVTVVCYNVVDKDSFHNAKSFWLPMVRNINPKIPIVLAATHTDLRCENNPNHVTEEEGRNLCNEFNISAFVECSAVQKVGITKVFQIVAGLSLQLTLGNKKILTNQGKNNR